A DNA window from Candidatus Liberimonas magnetica contains the following coding sequences:
- the argJ gene encoding bifunctional glutamate N-acetyltransferase/amino-acid acetyltransferase ArgJ: protein MLPKGFFAKGLYCGIKKNSSKKDLAVFYSQAPAAAVGMFTNNLVKAAPVLVSIDHLKSTKGIRAIVANSGCANACTGPKGIKDAKRESIFAAEKLKVKPNEVLIASTGVIGAYLPLNRIRSGLDKISATIRTASDEISAAQAIMTTDTFKKISSAKIKISGKDVSIWGCAKGAGMIGIDMSLPHATMLSFILTDANINKAALRTSFLNAADSSFNCVTVDGDTSTNDTAVIMANKEAKNKPIKESTRDYETFSKALNKVCLELARMLAKDGEGATKFVEIEVKNAKKNEFAKKIAYTVANSPLVKTAIFGCDANWGRILAAVGRSGVDVNPNKVDISLGKLKIVKNGTPLRFSEKKAKAALSKKEVKIIIDLKSGNAGSKYYTCDLSFDYVKINASYRS, encoded by the coding sequence ATGTTGCCAAAAGGTTTTTTTGCAAAAGGGTTATACTGCGGTATAAAAAAGAATTCTTCAAAAAAAGACCTTGCCGTGTTTTACTCGCAGGCTCCGGCAGCTGCTGTCGGGATGTTCACGAACAACCTAGTAAAAGCCGCTCCTGTCCTGGTCAGCATCGATCATTTAAAAAGCACTAAAGGCATCAGGGCTATTGTAGCAAACTCCGGCTGTGCCAATGCCTGCACCGGGCCAAAGGGAATAAAAGACGCAAAACGTGAATCAATTTTTGCAGCAGAGAAACTCAAAGTAAAACCGAACGAAGTCCTGATCGCCTCGACCGGGGTTATCGGCGCATACCTGCCGTTAAATAGAATAAGGTCCGGGCTTGATAAGATCAGCGCAACGATACGCACAGCAAGCGACGAAATATCCGCTGCGCAGGCAATCATGACCACCGACACTTTTAAAAAAATATCATCCGCAAAGATCAAAATAAGCGGTAAGGATGTTTCAATATGGGGTTGTGCAAAGGGGGCAGGCATGATAGGCATTGACATGTCGCTTCCTCATGCCACTATGCTCAGTTTTATTTTAACTGATGCCAATATAAACAAGGCCGCATTAAGGACAAGTTTTTTAAATGCTGCTGATTCATCATTTAACTGCGTTACAGTCGACGGGGATACGTCTACTAACGATACCGCAGTCATAATGGCAAATAAAGAGGCGAAAAATAAACCTATAAAAGAAAGTACCAGGGACTATGAAACTTTTTCTAAAGCATTGAACAAAGTATGCCTTGAGCTTGCCAGGATGCTTGCAAAAGACGGGGAAGGGGCTACAAAGTTTGTCGAGATCGAGGTAAAAAATGCCAAAAAGAATGAATTTGCAAAAAAAATAGCCTATACCGTAGCAAACTCGCCACTTGTAAAGACGGCGATTTTCGGATGCGATGCCAACTGGGGCAGGATACTCGCTGCTGTAGGGCGCTCAGGGGTAGATGTAAATCCGAACAAAGTTGACATATCTCTTGGCAAACTTAAAATAGTAAAAAACGGTACACCTTTAAGGTTCTCTGAAAAAAAAGCAAAAGCTGCCCTGTCTAAAAAAGAAGTGAAGATAATCATTGACCTAAAATCCGGAAACGCAGGTTCTAAATACTACACATGCGATCTTTCTTTTGATTATGTAAAAATAAATGCAAGTTATAGAAGCTAA
- a CDS encoding threonylcarbamoyl-AMP synthase translates to MKTSIIKVDAKNIELSKLSKAADVLKKGGVVVFPSDTVYGLAANAFNLDAHRKIYKLKGRSFNKPLIIMASSQKELGCVAELNDTGKTLAKKFWPGPLTLILPATRAGTMVLGGRSNLGARIPDCKIALALLKLCGFPLVTTSANRSGVPSAKSGKEAVKHFKGKVSLIIDGGVSKEGKESTVIDVTRFPFVVIREGCIPKKDLEKHLC, encoded by the coding sequence ATGAAAACCTCGATCATTAAAGTAGATGCAAAAAATATAGAGCTTTCCAAATTGTCAAAAGCAGCTGATGTGTTAAAGAAAGGCGGAGTAGTTGTTTTTCCTTCGGATACAGTTTATGGCTTAGCTGCAAATGCTTTTAACCTTGATGCACATAGGAAGATATATAAACTTAAAGGGAGGTCTTTTAATAAACCTCTTATAATCATGGCATCAAGCCAAAAAGAGCTTGGTTGTGTGGCAGAACTGAATGACACTGGAAAAACTCTGGCAAAAAAATTCTGGCCGGGCCCGCTTACGCTTATACTGCCGGCTACCCGGGCCGGGACGATGGTTTTAGGCGGTCGTTCAAACCTGGGAGCAAGGATCCCTGACTGCAAGATCGCTCTGGCCTTGTTAAAACTCTGCGGTTTCCCGCTTGTAACGACAAGCGCTAACAGGTCCGGCGTTCCAAGCGCAAAATCCGGAAAAGAAGCCGTCAAGCATTTTAAAGGCAAAGTAAGTCTTATAATAGACGGCGGGGTTTCAAAAGAAGGCAAGGAATCGACCGTCATAGATGTTACCCGTTTCCCGTTCGTCGTGATAAGAGAAGGATGTATTCCAAAGAAGGATCTTGAAAAGCACCTGTGCTAA
- a CDS encoding low molecular weight protein arginine phosphatase gives MKILFVCTGNTCRSAMAEGLLKKMLDKKGINGVDVSSCGTSALPSFKVPGVVLDLMKEEGVDLTKHKARYLTKEIAEASSLILVMENAHKEYINLKFPESSKKVYLLKEFDKKNGESLEISDPIGQAEEIYIKTKDEIKGGLEKLINILEDK, from the coding sequence TTGAAAATATTATTTGTATGCACGGGCAACACCTGCCGTTCCGCTATGGCTGAAGGACTATTAAAAAAAATGTTAGATAAGAAAGGCATAAACGGCGTTGATGTCAGTTCCTGCGGCACAAGTGCTCTGCCTTCGTTTAAAGTCCCGGGAGTTGTTCTTGATTTAATGAAAGAAGAAGGGGTAGATCTGACAAAGCATAAAGCAAGGTATTTAACGAAAGAAATCGCAGAGGCTTCCAGTCTTATACTTGTGATGGAAAATGCCCATAAAGAATACATAAATCTTAAGTTTCCGGAAAGCAGTAAAAAGGTGTACCTTTTAAAGGAATTTGACAAGAAAAACGGCGAAAGCCTCGAGATCTCTGACCCGATCGGCCAGGCAGAAGAGATTTATATAAAAACCAAAGATGAAATTAAAGGCGGTTTAGAAAAATTAATAAATATTCTGGAGGACAAATGA
- a CDS encoding serine hydroxymethyltransferase, which produces MSYIKNQDVQVYNAIEHELERQKMTLELIASENHTSFAVLEAQGSVFTNKYAEGYPGKRYYGGCEFADVVENLAIERAKKLFGAEYVNVQPHSGTQANIEAYLAVLNIGDTLMGMSLAHGGHLSHGHPLNFSGKYFKIVPYTVKQDTEIIDYEEVERLATENKPKMIVTGASAYSRIWEWERLKKIADKVGALLFADIAHYAGLIAAGIYPSPVPFADIVTTTTHKTLRGPRAGIIMAKEKYAQAIDKSVFPGNQGGPLVHVLAAKAVAFGEALKPEFKEYQKQVLSNAKRFAQALSKDGLRIVSGGTDCHMFLVDLRPLKITGKDAEKVLEKVRITVNKNAIPYDPEKPMTASGIRIGTPAITTRGMKETEMDQIASWIVEALKNKENQEVLDKIAGNVKQLCKKYPIY; this is translated from the coding sequence ATGAGTTACATAAAAAATCAAGACGTTCAGGTTTATAATGCTATAGAGCATGAATTAGAACGCCAGAAAATGACGCTTGAGTTAATCGCATCCGAGAACCATACGTCATTTGCAGTCCTGGAAGCGCAAGGATCGGTATTTACTAATAAATATGCCGAAGGCTATCCGGGTAAAAGGTATTACGGTGGCTGCGAGTTCGCAGATGTCGTTGAAAATCTGGCTATTGAGCGGGCAAAAAAGCTTTTTGGCGCAGAATATGTTAATGTCCAGCCGCATTCAGGCACTCAGGCGAACATTGAAGCTTATTTGGCAGTTCTTAATATAGGAGACACGCTAATGGGGATGAGCCTTGCTCACGGCGGCCATCTTTCCCACGGGCATCCGCTTAATTTTTCAGGGAAATATTTCAAAATTGTTCCCTATACCGTAAAACAAGACACGGAAATAATAGACTATGAAGAAGTTGAACGCCTGGCAACAGAGAACAAACCAAAGATGATAGTTACAGGAGCAAGTGCCTATTCAAGGATCTGGGAATGGGAGAGGCTCAAAAAGATAGCGGATAAAGTAGGTGCGCTTTTATTCGCAGACATCGCTCATTATGCAGGGCTCATAGCAGCAGGCATATATCCCTCACCGGTACCTTTTGCGGATATAGTTACTACTACAACTCATAAGACTTTAAGAGGGCCGAGAGCAGGAATAATAATGGCAAAAGAAAAGTATGCCCAGGCTATCGACAAGTCGGTTTTTCCCGGCAACCAGGGCGGGCCTTTGGTCCATGTTCTAGCGGCAAAAGCTGTAGCTTTTGGTGAAGCGTTAAAACCTGAGTTTAAAGAGTATCAGAAACAGGTGCTTTCAAATGCCAAAAGGTTTGCCCAGGCTCTTTCCAAAGATGGCTTAAGGATCGTTTCAGGCGGGACAGATTGCCACATGTTTCTTGTTGATTTACGGCCTTTAAAGATAACTGGCAAGGATGCCGAGAAGGTTTTAGAGAAAGTCAGGATTACTGTAAATAAAAACGCTATACCCTATGACCCGGAAAAACCGATGACAGCATCAGGCATACGTATAGGAACTCCTGCTATAACCACGCGGGGTATGAAAGAAACCGAGATGGACCAGATAGCTTCCTGGATAGTTGAAGCTCTCAAGAATAAGGAAAACCAGGAAGTTTTGGATAAAATAGCCGGTAATGTAAAGCAGTTGTGCAAAAAGTATCCCATATATTGA
- a CDS encoding undecaprenyl/decaprenyl-phosphate alpha-N-acetylglucosaminyl 1-phosphate transferase yields MVFFLAFIFAFIGTVIFTPLSILLAKKFDVLDYPRARKVHRKPLPRWGGIGIYFGFFISIFLLYELAPAFKQLLSFEHKSISLLKQLSGIIFGGSLVFILGLIDDKKPIRAITKLLTQIIAAYIAMDYGVRIYGLTIPLFGNFHNLPIIFGQIITIFWLIGFMNTINLADGLDGLAAGIGAIASATFCIVALLQCTGSSVFLIKQLNLSAILAITLTGACLGFLVWNFYPAKLFMGDSGALFIGFILATTSVIGTLKTTAMISIFIPITVVALPILDVALSMFRRLRKGMGIMEPDKEHIHHRLLNFGWSQREVVLLMYVVTFILSIGSILLTVTKWRA; encoded by the coding sequence ATGGTATTTTTTCTTGCATTTATATTTGCCTTTATAGGAACAGTTATTTTTACGCCTTTATCAATACTTTTGGCAAAAAAGTTTGATGTGCTGGATTATCCCAGAGCAAGAAAAGTCCACAGAAAACCGCTCCCGAGATGGGGCGGGATAGGCATATACTTCGGATTCTTCATTTCTATATTTCTTCTTTACGAATTAGCTCCTGCCTTTAAACAGTTACTATCCTTTGAACATAAATCTATCAGCCTCTTAAAACAACTCTCAGGGATAATATTCGGCGGAAGCCTGGTCTTTATACTGGGCCTGATAGATGATAAAAAACCCATAAGGGCTATCACTAAACTCTTAACCCAGATAATCGCAGCTTATATAGCCATGGATTATGGCGTCAGGATTTACGGCCTTACCATACCGCTGTTTGGCAACTTCCATAATTTGCCGATTATTTTTGGACAGATAATAACGATATTCTGGCTTATAGGATTTATGAACACTATTAACCTTGCAGACGGGCTGGACGGTCTTGCGGCAGGGATCGGCGCAATAGCATCGGCAACTTTCTGTATAGTGGCGCTTCTTCAATGCACAGGCAGCAGCGTCTTTCTAATAAAGCAGCTAAACCTTTCAGCCATACTTGCCATAACCCTTACCGGTGCATGCCTTGGCTTTCTTGTTTGGAACTTCTATCCCGCAAAACTCTTCATGGGGGATTCCGGTGCTCTTTTCATTGGTTTTATATTGGCTACGACAAGCGTTATAGGGACTTTAAAAACAACAGCCATGATATCGATATTTATCCCGATAACGGTAGTCGCTTTGCCGATATTAGACGTTGCTCTTTCAATGTTTCGGAGGCTTAGAAAAGGCATGGGGATTATGGAACCTGACAAAGAACATATTCATCACAGGCTCTTGAACTTCGGTTGGTCCCAGAGGGAAGTGGTTTTACTTATGTATGTAGTCACATTTATTTTATCCATAGGGTCTATACTTTTAACGGTAACGAAATGGAGGGCATAA
- a CDS encoding CsgG/HfaB family protein: protein MKKKTAILINKLIVILSFLIISSAGLIFAEADKKLNIAVADFNAKNVSEMEAVAVSDFFRIELVNIGVFNVLERKNMEMVLAEQKFQVSGCTDQECAVKMGKLLNSNKIITGSLYKIDTIFYISAQVIDIESGKIQYSEKIQCENAKYLPDKSEELARAIADSIVKKKLKYTRYTEEDKRKKYAIYAMGVSPMISLENNDLNYKDSIGNQTYTYRVTLKSMDFPSAGGGGVKIFPWENIFVDLSGINNLNGEIPFQVKLSNLTSNSVNGIFRIQQSNTYWGSINYLLKPEKTNFSTSFGLGLYTTRISIDNFSGIDVTNNDSGNTSYSLSYPPNTYININNLFLTVCTEWKPVDNFSLNLGMDYILQDLPKILFPLYYTITTTQPFAAASKSNSTELELVDLRKAIVLRLAVSYYFNIKL from the coding sequence ATGAAAAAGAAAACAGCAATACTCATAAATAAATTGATAGTGATCTTATCATTTTTAATTATATCATCAGCCGGCCTTATTTTTGCCGAAGCGGATAAGAAGCTTAATATCGCTGTGGCGGATTTTAATGCAAAAAATGTTTCTGAAATGGAAGCTGTTGCGGTCAGTGATTTTTTCAGGATCGAGCTGGTAAACATAGGAGTTTTTAATGTCCTTGAAAGAAAGAATATGGAAATGGTGCTTGCCGAGCAGAAGTTCCAGGTAAGCGGATGCACAGACCAGGAATGTGCAGTAAAAATGGGCAAGTTGTTAAACAGCAATAAGATCATTACAGGCAGTTTATACAAGATTGACACTATTTTTTACATAAGCGCACAGGTTATAGATATAGAATCAGGAAAGATCCAGTATTCAGAAAAAATCCAGTGCGAAAATGCAAAATACCTTCCTGATAAATCCGAAGAGCTTGCGCGAGCGATCGCTGACAGCATAGTAAAGAAAAAACTAAAATATACCAGGTATACTGAAGAAGATAAAAGAAAGAAATATGCAATATATGCTATGGGTGTATCACCGATGATAAGTTTGGAAAACAATGATCTTAATTACAAAGATTCGATTGGAAACCAAACCTACACCTATAGGGTTACATTAAAAAGTATGGATTTTCCGAGTGCAGGCGGCGGGGGAGTTAAGATATTCCCATGGGAAAATATTTTTGTTGATTTATCAGGGATAAACAATCTTAATGGAGAAATCCCATTTCAAGTAAAGCTATCAAATCTAACCTCAAACTCCGTTAATGGAATATTTAGAATTCAACAGTCAAACACATATTGGGGAAGTATTAATTATTTATTAAAACCTGAAAAAACCAACTTTAGCACATCATTTGGATTGGGTTTATATACAACCAGAATTAGTATAGACAATTTCAGCGGTATTGATGTCACCAATAATGATTCTGGAAACACATCATATTCTCTTTCATATCCTCCTAATACGTATATAAATATAAATAATTTGTTTTTAACAGTCTGCACAGAATGGAAGCCTGTAGACAACTTCAGTTTAAACCTGGGTATGGATTATATTCTTCAAGATTTGCCTAAAATATTGTTTCCTTTATATTATACTATAACCACTACACAGCCCTTTGCTGCAGCCTCAAAATCAAATTCAACTGAACTAGAGTTGGTTGATCTGAGGAAAGCAATCGTCCTAAGGCTGGCTGTTTCATATTATTTTAATATTAAGCTATAA
- the wecB gene encoding UDP-N-acetylglucosamine 2-epimerase (non-hydrolyzing) produces the protein MKEKKKVLIVFGTRPEAIKMAPVVREFKKHSEEFITKVYVTAQHREMLDDVLEVFSIKPDHDINVMQKNQSLFYITSEVLKRSEGILDKEKPDMVLVHGDTTTTFTVALAAFYKKIPVGHVEAGLRSYDKYQPFPEEINRVLGDSLAALHFAPTGTCKKALLKENTDKSSIYITGNTVIDALHTVLKEIKSSSIYFVGSPKCILVTAHRRENFGKPFSNIFNAIKRVAERYPKVNIIYPVHMSPNVQEPANRILGNTRNVILFPPLNYSDFSKLIEASCFVVTDSGGLQEEAPSLGKPVLVLRNVTERPEAVSSGTVRIIGTDEERVFKEMCNLLDNKKHYDKMAKAVNPYGDGKAAYRTLQAVRHYFGFRKDRPKDFTPK, from the coding sequence ATGAAAGAAAAAAAGAAGGTTTTGATAGTTTTCGGTACAAGGCCGGAAGCTATAAAAATGGCGCCCGTAGTGCGGGAATTTAAAAAACATTCGGAAGAGTTCATAACGAAAGTATATGTGACTGCGCAGCACAGGGAGATGCTTGATGATGTGCTTGAGGTTTTTAGCATAAAGCCGGACCACGACATAAATGTGATGCAGAAAAACCAGAGCCTGTTCTATATAACCTCAGAAGTCCTAAAAAGGAGCGAAGGGATACTGGATAAAGAAAAACCGGACATGGTACTGGTACACGGAGATACAACTACCACTTTTACTGTTGCGCTGGCGGCGTTTTACAAAAAGATACCTGTAGGGCATGTCGAAGCTGGACTCCGTTCCTATGACAAATATCAACCATTCCCTGAAGAAATAAACAGAGTCTTGGGAGATTCGTTGGCTGCACTTCATTTTGCGCCTACTGGCACCTGTAAAAAAGCTCTGTTAAAAGAAAACACTGATAAATCAAGCATTTATATTACCGGAAATACCGTAATAGATGCCCTTCATACGGTTTTAAAAGAGATAAAGTCATCCAGCATATATTTTGTCGGCTCTCCGAAGTGTATATTGGTTACCGCGCACAGGCGGGAAAATTTCGGGAAACCTTTTTCTAATATATTTAATGCAATAAAAAGAGTGGCGGAAAGATATCCGAAAGTAAATATAATTTATCCTGTTCACATGAGCCCAAATGTCCAGGAGCCGGCAAACAGGATACTGGGAAACACAAGAAATGTTATACTGTTTCCTCCGCTCAATTATTCGGATTTTTCAAAATTAATAGAGGCTTCCTGTTTTGTAGTGACGGATTCCGGCGGGCTGCAGGAAGAAGCGCCGTCCTTGGGCAAACCGGTTCTTGTGCTTCGCAATGTGACTGAACGACCCGAAGCGGTGAGTTCCGGCACTGTAAGGATAATCGGTACCGATGAGGAAAGGGTTTTTAAGGAAATGTGCAACCTGTTGGACAATAAGAAACATTATGATAAGATGGCTAAAGCAGTTAACCCCTACGGCGACGGAAAAGCAGCGTATAGAACGCTGCAGGCAGTAAGGCACTATTTCGGGTTCAGAAAAGACAGGCCAAAAGATTTTACACCTAAATAA
- a CDS encoding DUF3467 domain-containing protein: MIDSYKKGKHIYTHWDKKSEKVTVVPKNTKEPSSTITVEVPTYLINGFRANIFFISHNEDEFVIDFGFLPPNQNNARISTRVVLSPRQVKKILLTLEKKLNTCDTKSPDSHRG; the protein is encoded by the coding sequence ATGATAGATAGTTATAAGAAAGGCAAACATATCTATACTCATTGGGATAAGAAAAGCGAAAAGGTGACGGTTGTCCCGAAAAATACGAAAGAACCTTCTTCCACAATAACCGTGGAAGTCCCGACCTATCTTATTAATGGTTTTAGGGCAAATATATTTTTTATCAGCCACAACGAAGATGAATTCGTAATAGATTTCGGTTTTTTACCTCCTAATCAAAATAACGCACGTATTTCAACAAGGGTTGTTTTAAGCCCTCGGCAAGTAAAAAAAATATTGTTGACTTTAGAAAAGAAACTAAATACATGCGACACGAAATCCCCCGACTCCCATCGGGGGTGA
- a CDS encoding AAA family ATPase, with product MLFKEPLAPVGGAPLVNSKNLFITGKPACGKTTLVKEIGYKYLEKVGGFYTEEISEGGKRAGFILKTFDGKEGILAKKGMQSSYKLNKYGIDLGVLENLAIGSLDDALSKNKTIIIDEIGSMEIISQRFRQAVMEALGSMSRVLATIRYKSQPFTDEVKKIEDTQMLYLSRDNYLEIKSYVLEWIK from the coding sequence GTGTTATTTAAGGAGCCCCTGGCTCCTGTAGGAGGGGCTCCACTGGTTAATTCTAAAAATTTGTTTATTACAGGTAAGCCTGCTTGCGGGAAAACAACTTTAGTTAAGGAGATCGGCTATAAATATTTGGAAAAAGTAGGAGGGTTTTATACGGAAGAAATATCCGAGGGCGGCAAGCGCGCAGGGTTTATTTTAAAAACATTCGATGGGAAAGAAGGAATACTTGCTAAAAAAGGCATGCAAAGTTCGTATAAACTCAACAAGTACGGCATAGACCTTGGTGTTTTGGAAAACCTTGCCATAGGATCACTTGATGATGCATTAAGCAAAAATAAAACCATAATAATCGATGAGATAGGCTCAATGGAAATAATCTCGCAAAGGTTCAGGCAGGCGGTGATGGAAGCTTTAGGTTCTATGTCAAGGGTGCTTGCAACGATCAGGTATAAATCACAGCCTTTTACGGATGAAGTCAAAAAAATAGAAGACACGCAGATGCTTTACTTGTCAAGAGACAATTATTTAGAAATAAAAAGCTATGTTCTGGAATGGATAAAATAA
- the queF gene encoding preQ(1) synthase, with protein sequence MISPKSKAYKLKPVFNKIDVSMLQIMPYEYPGKKIEISIETNEFTCLCPWSGLPDFADIKIKYVPGKNVIELKSLKYYLHSYRNVGIVHESAVNKILNDLSKIAKPKEMAIEMVFNIRGGLKTTVAAQYKGR encoded by the coding sequence ATGATAAGTCCTAAATCAAAGGCCTATAAGTTAAAACCTGTTTTTAATAAAATAGATGTTTCTATGCTTCAGATAATGCCTTATGAGTATCCGGGTAAGAAGATAGAAATTAGTATTGAAACAAATGAATTTACCTGTCTTTGCCCCTGGTCCGGGCTTCCTGATTTTGCGGACATAAAGATCAAGTATGTGCCCGGCAAAAATGTCATAGAGCTGAAATCCTTGAAATATTATTTACATTCATATCGTAACGTCGGTATAGTGCATGAAAGTGCGGTAAACAAAATATTAAATGATCTGTCAAAAATAGCCAAGCCAAAAGAAATGGCAATAGAGATGGTTTTTAACATAAGGGGCGGACTAAAAACAACGGTTGCCGCTCAATATAAAGGAAGATGA
- the murC gene encoding UDP-N-acetylmuramate--L-alanine ligase, producing MFKKIQHIHFVGIGGAGMSGIAEVLLNLGYEVSGSDLKRTEVTDYLKNKGAKIFIGHNKRNIKDADVVVTSTAVKRDNPEVVVSLKKKIPVIPRIEMLAELARLKYTISIAGTHGKTTTTSLTALVVEAGGFDPTVVIGGRLKNKKSGAKLGKGEFLVAEADESDGSFLKLSPAIAVVTNIDNDHLDYYGTFENIKAAFVQHINSIPFYGCAILCGDDPNIVSVLPDIKRRYNTYGLRSGADFRAVNVKQIDFGFCFDVLFKGKKLGKITLAFPGEHNILNTLAAVAVGKELDIPFNKIASGIRSFSGVGRRLEIKGSKKGITVIDDYGHHPTEIKASLAAIKKNWPDKKLTVLFQPHRYSRTAQLYNEFGSAFKMADEVKLLQIYPAGENPIQGVTSRLIYNSVQKNGTKIEDYSSLEVLLRQVKSGDILLTLGAGDVYKIGEELLKRI from the coding sequence ATGTTTAAAAAAATACAGCACATACATTTTGTAGGTATCGGCGGTGCAGGGATGTCGGGCATTGCCGAGGTGCTTCTAAACCTGGGATATGAAGTAAGCGGGTCTGATCTAAAACGCACGGAAGTAACCGATTACCTGAAAAATAAGGGAGCGAAAATATTTATCGGCCACAATAAAAGGAATATCAAAGATGCGGATGTTGTGGTTACTTCTACTGCCGTAAAAAGGGATAATCCGGAAGTAGTGGTTTCCCTAAAGAAAAAAATACCGGTCATTCCGCGCATAGAGATGCTGGCAGAGCTTGCCAGGCTTAAGTATACCATAAGCATAGCAGGGACTCACGGAAAGACCACTACAACATCGCTTACCGCCTTGGTAGTCGAAGCCGGCGGGTTTGACCCGACGGTTGTCATAGGCGGCCGGCTAAAAAATAAGAAGAGCGGGGCAAAGCTCGGTAAAGGGGAGTTCCTTGTAGCCGAAGCTGACGAATCTGACGGCTCATTCTTAAAGTTATCTCCTGCCATAGCCGTAGTTACAAATATAGATAATGACCACCTTGATTATTACGGAACATTTGAAAACATTAAAGCTGCATTTGTACAGCATATTAACAGCATCCCTTTTTATGGTTGTGCGATCTTGTGCGGTGACGATCCGAACATCGTTTCGGTACTGCCGGATATAAAAAGGCGCTACAATACGTACGGTTTAAGAAGCGGTGCTGATTTTAGAGCTGTAAACGTGAAGCAGATAGACTTCGGTTTTTGTTTTGATGTCCTGTTTAAAGGCAAGAAGCTTGGGAAAATAACGCTTGCCTTCCCCGGCGAGCATAATATTTTAAATACCCTGGCGGCTGTAGCCGTCGGAAAAGAACTTGACATACCGTTTAATAAAATAGCTTCGGGCATCAGAAGTTTTTCAGGGGTCGGAAGGCGCCTTGAAATAAAAGGGTCTAAAAAGGGTATTACGGTAATTGATGATTACGGCCACCATCCTACGGAGATAAAAGCAAGTTTGGCCGCGATTAAAAAAAACTGGCCTGATAAAAAGTTGACGGTTTTATTTCAGCCACACAGGTATTCAAGGACAGCTCAGCTTTATAACGAATTCGGCAGTGCTTTTAAAATGGCGGATGAAGTAAAACTGCTTCAGATCTATCCGGCCGGTGAAAATCCGATACAGGGTGTTACCAGCCGGCTGATCTATAACAGTGTGCAAAAAAACGGGACAAAAATTGAGGATTATTCGAGTCTCGAGGTTTTATTAAGGCAGGTTAAATCCGGGGATATATTACTGACTCTTGGCGCAGGCGATGTTTACAAGATAGGAGAAGAATTATTAAAAAGGATCTGA
- the murB gene encoding UDP-N-acetylmuramate dehydrogenase has protein sequence MTAHLSSIVSHLRVDEPLKNHTTFRIGGVAKYFVEVESHEELRNLRNYTLQNKIPIIMLGNGSNVLASDQGFDGVVIRLKGEFCLYTFSSNLVKAGAGVLLSGLIQKCIERKLSGLEYLAGIPGTLGGALISNAGTTERQIGELVEEVDVLSDSGQIVTLKKEDLKFNYRGSNLNGRIILASTLCLKKGQKNDILKTVKEIMNNRLKKQPLEEWNAGSIFKNPPGHRAGELIEKAGLKGMKFGGAKISEKHANFIVNISDAKASDVKTLIGIIKSRIKEIFNLDLELEIKIIGE, from the coding sequence CTGACCGCACATCTTTCGTCGATAGTATCTCATCTAAGAGTAGATGAGCCGCTGAAAAATCATACTACTTTCCGTATAGGCGGGGTTGCGAAATATTTTGTGGAAGTTGAGAGCCATGAAGAACTTCGCAACCTTAGAAATTACACACTGCAGAATAAGATCCCTATTATCATGCTTGGGAATGGTTCAAACGTCCTTGCCAGCGACCAGGGGTTTGACGGAGTCGTAATAAGGTTAAAAGGCGAGTTCTGTCTTTATACATTTAGCTCAAACCTGGTAAAGGCTGGTGCCGGAGTACTGTTATCCGGCTTGATTCAAAAGTGTATCGAAAGAAAACTTTCCGGCCTTGAATATCTGGCAGGGATACCGGGGACGCTTGGCGGGGCACTTATAAGCAATGCAGGCACAACAGAAAGACAGATAGGCGAGCTGGTAGAGGAAGTTGATGTGCTTTCCGATTCTGGCCAAATTGTGACTTTAAAAAAAGAAGACCTGAAATTCAATTACAGGGGTTCAAATTTAAATGGACGCATTATTTTAGCCTCGACGCTTTGCTTGAAAAAAGGGCAAAAAAATGATATTCTTAAAACAGTAAAGGAGATAATGAACAACCGCCTTAAAAAGCAGCCTTTAGAGGAATGGAATGCGGGTTCTATTTTTAAGAACCCCCCTGGGCACAGAGCCGGCGAATTGATAGAAAAGGCAGGGTTAAAGGGCATGAAATTCGGCGGAGCAAAGATATCTGAAAAACACGCAAATTTCATTGTTAATATCAGCGATGCAAAAGCATCGGATGTAAAAACTCTGATAGGAATAATAAAAAGCCGAATCAAAGAGATATTCAACCTTGACCTTGAATTAGAGATAAAGATAATCGGGGAATAA